In Ipomoea triloba cultivar NCNSP0323 chromosome 7, ASM357664v1, a single genomic region encodes these proteins:
- the LOC116024696 gene encoding rho GTPase-activating protein 7-like isoform X2: MEMSASLAAFERPRVGTSNTVFKSGPLFISSKGLGWKSWKKRWFILTRTSLVFLKNDPSTLPQRGGEVNLTLGGIDLNNSGSVVVREDKKLLTVLFPDGRDGRAFTLKAETSEDLYEWKTALEHALAQAPNAALVMGQNGIFRNDTGDSVEGSFHQWRDKRPVKSLVVGRPILLALEDIDGGPSFLEKALRFLEKHGIKVEGILRQSADVEEVEQRVKAYEQQGKTEFGPDEDAHVIGDCVKHVLRELPSSPVPASCCTALLEAYKIDRKEARVNAMRSAIVETFPEPNRRLLQRIVKMMHTISSHASENRMSPSAVAACMAPLLLRPLLAGECELEDEFDTNGDNSAQLLAAANAANNAQAIITTLLEEYDNIFDDDNLHRCSISADSRIGNSGSEDSSDDENLEVKDNGYHDAENEVGQESDDDHDRVLSGKLSENSSSAASDLYDYKGFGGDDSDFDSPRNNKVVGMEFKPTEDSQPVAESNVLFSEQLDRHKKTSENEIATASELPNNGSQRSMGEILSSMDQGLPHSSSGKDSSAEKSSSKLTSSNLSAKRSAFWGRNNARKTPSMESVDSSGEEELAIQRLEITKNDLRHRIAKEARGNAILQASLERRKQALHERRLALEQDVARLQEQLQAERDLRAALEVGLSMSSGQLSGSRSMDSKTRAELEEIALAEADVARLKQKVAELHHQLNQQRQHHFGSLSDACDRYQHGPNTNPQLKYFQQDFDTTLAFCNHERKQRTEELFGSELRNIKGQVLTSGSTSRQPGRKHSLETTSLSDSKSTEASASLSMDELGGVDSVSVPSTSRVTEGLDYPRHPSVASSTLVELTTRLDFFKERRSQLMEQLHSLDLNYGSASHDFMYKPSSPPWN; this comes from the exons ATGGAAATGTCGGCCTCGCTCGCTGCATTTGAGCGACCTCGGGTCGGAACCTCTAATACG GTTTTCAAGAGTGGGCCACTATTCATCTCTTCAAAAG GACTAGGTTGGAAGTCTTGGAAAAAGCGTTGGTTCATTCTCACACGCACATCTTTGGTTTTCCTCAAGAATGATCCT AGTACTCTTCCACAACGAGGTGGTGAAGTTAATCTGACTTTGGGAGGCATAGACTTAAATAATTCTGGAAG TGTGGTTGTTAGAGAAGATAAAAAACTGTTAACTGTACTTTTTCCTGATGGACGTGATGGTCGGGCATTTACTCTTAAG GCTGAAACATCAGAGGATTTGTATGAGTGGAAGACTGCTCTTGAACATGCTCTTGCACAAGCACCAAATGCTGCGCTTGTGATGGGACAGAATGGCATATTTCGGAATGACACTGGTGATTCAGTTGAAGGTTCTTTCCATCAAT GGAGGGATAAACGTCCCGTGAAGTCTTTGGTTGTTGGACGGCCAATCTTGCTTGCCTTAGAAGATATAGATGGTGGTCCATCCTTTCTTGAAAAGGCACTTAGATTTCTTGAGAAGCATG GAATTAAAGTTGAAGGGATATTGCGACAATCTGCTGATGTAGAGGAAGTGGAGCAGAGAGTAAAAGCTTATGAGCAGCAAG GTAAGACTGAATTCGGTCCAGATGAGGATGCCCATGTAATTGGCGACTGTGTGAAG CATGTACTTCGCGAGCTGCCATCATCTCCAGTGCCTGCATCTTGCTGCACTGCCTTGTTGGAGGCATACA aaattgatagGAAGGAAGCTCGGGTAAATGCTATGCGCTCTGCTATAGTTGAGACATTTCCTGAACCAAACCGGCGCTTATTACAGAG AATTGTGAAGATGATGCACACAATATCTTCACATGCTTCTGAAAATAGGATGAGTCCATCTGCTGTTGCTGCTTGTATGGCACCACTGCTTTTGCGACCTCTCTTAGCTGGTGAATGTGAACTGGAGGATGAATTTGATACTAATGGTGATAACTCGGCGCAGCTTCTTGCTGCTGCTAATGCAGCTAATAATGCGCAAGCTATCATTACAACACTTTTGGAGGAGtatgataatatttttgat GATGATAATCTGCATAGGTGCTCTATTTCAGCGGATTCTCGGATTGGAAACAGTGGCAGTGAAGATTCAAGTGATGATGAAAATTTGGAGGTGAAAGACAATGGTTATCATGATGCTGAAAATGAGGTTGGGCAAGAGTCAGATGATGATCATGATCGCGTACTTAGTGGAAAGTTAAGTGAAAACAGCAGTTCTGCTGCCAGTGATCTATATGACTATAAG GGTTTCGGAGGTGATGATTCTGATTTTGATTCTCCAAGGAACAATAAAGTGGTTGGTATGGAGTTTAAGCCAACTGAAGACTCTCAGCCTGTTGCAGAGTCTAATGTTTTATTTAGTGAACAGCTGGACCGGCATAAAAAGACATCTGAAAATGAGATTGCTACTGCATCCGAATTACCAAATAATGGATCACAGCGGTCTATGGGTGAAATACTTTCATCTATGGATCAAGGGCTGCCTCACTCTTCTTCTGGGAAGGATTCGTCCGCGGAGAAATCTTCCAGTAAATTAACTTCATCCAATCTCAGTGCCAAAAGATCAGCATTCTGGGGTAGAAACAAT GCCAGAAAGACTCCATCAATGGAGTCTGTTGATTCTTCTGGAGAGGAAGA GCTTGCTATACAGAGACTTGAGATTACAAAAAATGACTTGCGTCATAGAATTGCAAAAGAG GCAAGAGGGAATGCAATTTTGCAGGCTAGCCTTGAAAGAAGGAAGCAAGCATTGCATGAGAGACGTTTGGCACTGGAACAAGAT GTTGCAAGATTACAAGAACAGTTACAAGCTGAGAGGGACTTGAGGGCTGCATTGGAAGTTGGTTTGAGCATGTCTTCTGGGCAGTTATCAGGTTCTCGTAGTATGGATTCCAAG ACTAGGGCAGAGCTTGAGGAGATAGCACTTGCTGAAGCTGATGTGGCTAGATTGAAGCAGAAAGTTGCTGAATTGCACCATCAACTTAATCAGCAGCGCCAACATCATTTTGGCTCTCTATCTGATGCTTGTGATCGTTATCAACATGGCCCAAACACTAATCCTCAACT GAAATATTTTCAGCAAGATTTTGACACAACCCTCGCTTTCTGTAATCATGAAAGGAAACAGAGAACAGAG GAACTCTTTGGTTCTGAGCTGAGGAACATCAAGGGACAAGTTCTGACATCTGGCAGCACTAGCAGGCAGCCTGGTCGGAAACATTCTTTGGAGACAACAAGCTTGAGTGATTCTAAGAGTACTGAGGCATCTGCTAGTTTATCCATGGATGAGCTTGGTGGTGTTGATTCTGTGTCTGTGCCTTCTACATCAAGGGTCACAGAg GGTTTGGATTATCCCCGACATCCTTCTGTCGCATCTTCCACCTTGGTGGAATTGACTACACGCTTGGACTTCTTCAAAGAACGACGTTCTCAGCTGATGGAGCAGTTACATAGCCTCGACCTAAACTATGGGTCGGCATCTCATGATTTCATGTACAAACCGTCATCTCCTCCTTGGAACTGA
- the LOC116024696 gene encoding rho GTPase-activating protein 7-like isoform X1, with protein MEMSASLAAFERPRVGTSNTVFKSGPLFISSKGLGWKSWKKRWFILTRTSLVFLKNDPSTLPQRGGEVNLTLGGIDLNNSGSVVVREDKKLLTVLFPDGRDGRAFTLKAETSEDLYEWKTALEHALAQAPNAALVMGQNGIFRNDTGDSVEGSFHQWRDKRPVKSLVVGRPILLALEDIDGGPSFLEKALRFLEKHGIKVEGILRQSADVEEVEQRVKAYEQQGKTEFGPDEDAHVIGDCVKHVLRELPSSPVPASCCTALLEAYKIDRKEARVNAMRSAIVETFPEPNRRLLQRIVKMMHTISSHASENRMSPSAVAACMAPLLLRPLLAGECELEDEFDTNGDNSAQLLAAANAANNAQAIITTLLEEYDNIFDDDNLHRCSISADSRIGNSGSEDSSDDENLEVKDNGYHDAENEVGQESDDDHDRVLSGKLSENSSSAASDLYDYKGFGGDDSDFDSPRNNKVVGMEFKPTEDSQPVAESNVLFSEQLDRHKKTSENEIATASELPNNGSQRSMGEILSSMDQGLPHSSSGKDSSAEKSSSKLTSSNLSAKRSAFWGRNNARKTPSMESVDSSGEEELAIQRLEITKNDLRHRIAKEARGNAILQASLERRKQALHERRLALEQDVARLQEQLQAERDLRAALEVGLSMSSGQLSGSRSMDSKTRAELEEIALAEADVARLKQKVAELHHQLNQQRQHHFGSLSDACDRYQHGPNTNPQLKYFQQDFDTTLAFCNHERKQRTEELFGSELRNIKGQVLTSGSTSRQPGRKHSLETTSLSDSKSTEASASLSMDELGGVDSVSVPSTSRVTEQGLDYPRHPSVASSTLVELTTRLDFFKERRSQLMEQLHSLDLNYGSASHDFMYKPSSPPWN; from the exons ATGGAAATGTCGGCCTCGCTCGCTGCATTTGAGCGACCTCGGGTCGGAACCTCTAATACG GTTTTCAAGAGTGGGCCACTATTCATCTCTTCAAAAG GACTAGGTTGGAAGTCTTGGAAAAAGCGTTGGTTCATTCTCACACGCACATCTTTGGTTTTCCTCAAGAATGATCCT AGTACTCTTCCACAACGAGGTGGTGAAGTTAATCTGACTTTGGGAGGCATAGACTTAAATAATTCTGGAAG TGTGGTTGTTAGAGAAGATAAAAAACTGTTAACTGTACTTTTTCCTGATGGACGTGATGGTCGGGCATTTACTCTTAAG GCTGAAACATCAGAGGATTTGTATGAGTGGAAGACTGCTCTTGAACATGCTCTTGCACAAGCACCAAATGCTGCGCTTGTGATGGGACAGAATGGCATATTTCGGAATGACACTGGTGATTCAGTTGAAGGTTCTTTCCATCAAT GGAGGGATAAACGTCCCGTGAAGTCTTTGGTTGTTGGACGGCCAATCTTGCTTGCCTTAGAAGATATAGATGGTGGTCCATCCTTTCTTGAAAAGGCACTTAGATTTCTTGAGAAGCATG GAATTAAAGTTGAAGGGATATTGCGACAATCTGCTGATGTAGAGGAAGTGGAGCAGAGAGTAAAAGCTTATGAGCAGCAAG GTAAGACTGAATTCGGTCCAGATGAGGATGCCCATGTAATTGGCGACTGTGTGAAG CATGTACTTCGCGAGCTGCCATCATCTCCAGTGCCTGCATCTTGCTGCACTGCCTTGTTGGAGGCATACA aaattgatagGAAGGAAGCTCGGGTAAATGCTATGCGCTCTGCTATAGTTGAGACATTTCCTGAACCAAACCGGCGCTTATTACAGAG AATTGTGAAGATGATGCACACAATATCTTCACATGCTTCTGAAAATAGGATGAGTCCATCTGCTGTTGCTGCTTGTATGGCACCACTGCTTTTGCGACCTCTCTTAGCTGGTGAATGTGAACTGGAGGATGAATTTGATACTAATGGTGATAACTCGGCGCAGCTTCTTGCTGCTGCTAATGCAGCTAATAATGCGCAAGCTATCATTACAACACTTTTGGAGGAGtatgataatatttttgat GATGATAATCTGCATAGGTGCTCTATTTCAGCGGATTCTCGGATTGGAAACAGTGGCAGTGAAGATTCAAGTGATGATGAAAATTTGGAGGTGAAAGACAATGGTTATCATGATGCTGAAAATGAGGTTGGGCAAGAGTCAGATGATGATCATGATCGCGTACTTAGTGGAAAGTTAAGTGAAAACAGCAGTTCTGCTGCCAGTGATCTATATGACTATAAG GGTTTCGGAGGTGATGATTCTGATTTTGATTCTCCAAGGAACAATAAAGTGGTTGGTATGGAGTTTAAGCCAACTGAAGACTCTCAGCCTGTTGCAGAGTCTAATGTTTTATTTAGTGAACAGCTGGACCGGCATAAAAAGACATCTGAAAATGAGATTGCTACTGCATCCGAATTACCAAATAATGGATCACAGCGGTCTATGGGTGAAATACTTTCATCTATGGATCAAGGGCTGCCTCACTCTTCTTCTGGGAAGGATTCGTCCGCGGAGAAATCTTCCAGTAAATTAACTTCATCCAATCTCAGTGCCAAAAGATCAGCATTCTGGGGTAGAAACAAT GCCAGAAAGACTCCATCAATGGAGTCTGTTGATTCTTCTGGAGAGGAAGA GCTTGCTATACAGAGACTTGAGATTACAAAAAATGACTTGCGTCATAGAATTGCAAAAGAG GCAAGAGGGAATGCAATTTTGCAGGCTAGCCTTGAAAGAAGGAAGCAAGCATTGCATGAGAGACGTTTGGCACTGGAACAAGAT GTTGCAAGATTACAAGAACAGTTACAAGCTGAGAGGGACTTGAGGGCTGCATTGGAAGTTGGTTTGAGCATGTCTTCTGGGCAGTTATCAGGTTCTCGTAGTATGGATTCCAAG ACTAGGGCAGAGCTTGAGGAGATAGCACTTGCTGAAGCTGATGTGGCTAGATTGAAGCAGAAAGTTGCTGAATTGCACCATCAACTTAATCAGCAGCGCCAACATCATTTTGGCTCTCTATCTGATGCTTGTGATCGTTATCAACATGGCCCAAACACTAATCCTCAACT GAAATATTTTCAGCAAGATTTTGACACAACCCTCGCTTTCTGTAATCATGAAAGGAAACAGAGAACAGAG GAACTCTTTGGTTCTGAGCTGAGGAACATCAAGGGACAAGTTCTGACATCTGGCAGCACTAGCAGGCAGCCTGGTCGGAAACATTCTTTGGAGACAACAAGCTTGAGTGATTCTAAGAGTACTGAGGCATCTGCTAGTTTATCCATGGATGAGCTTGGTGGTGTTGATTCTGTGTCTGTGCCTTCTACATCAAGGGTCACAGAg CAGGGTTTGGATTATCCCCGACATCCTTCTGTCGCATCTTCCACCTTGGTGGAATTGACTACACGCTTGGACTTCTTCAAAGAACGACGTTCTCAGCTGATGGAGCAGTTACATAGCCTCGACCTAAACTATGGGTCGGCATCTCATGATTTCATGTACAAACCGTCATCTCCTCCTTGGAACTGA